The Bacillus vallismortis genome window below encodes:
- a CDS encoding glycosyltransferase family 2 protein, with product MKQGLISIIIPSYNEGYNVKLIHESLKKEFKSVHYDYEIFFINDGSVDDTLQQIKDLAAVSSRVKYISFSRNFGKEAAILAGFEHVQGEAVIVMDADLQHPTYLLKEFIKGYEEGYDQVIAQRNRKGDSPVRSFLSSLYYKFINKAVEVDLRDGVGDFRLLSRQAVDALLKLSEGNRFSKGLFCWIGFDQKIVFYENVERKNGTSKWSFSSLFNYGMDGIVSFNHKPLRICFYTGIFILLLSIIYIIATFFKILTNGISVPGYFTIISAVLFLGGVQLLSLGIIGEYIGRIYYETKKRPHYLIKEANIPNKDMPETNELKSMRRLTKMH from the coding sequence ATGAAACAAGGTTTAATCTCGATTATTATCCCGTCTTACAATGAAGGGTATAATGTCAAACTCATTCATGAATCCTTGAAAAAGGAATTCAAGAGCGTTCATTATGACTACGAAATTTTCTTCATAAACGACGGAAGTGTCGATGACACGCTTCAGCAGATCAAAGATTTAGCAGCCGTATCCAGCCGTGTTAAATACATATCTTTTTCACGGAACTTTGGAAAAGAAGCTGCGATTCTGGCGGGCTTTGAGCATGTTCAAGGCGAAGCGGTAATTGTCATGGACGCAGACCTGCAACATCCGACCTATTTGTTGAAGGAGTTTATCAAAGGCTACGAAGAAGGCTATGATCAAGTCATTGCCCAAAGGAACAGAAAAGGCGACAGCCCTGTCCGCTCATTCCTGTCATCTCTGTATTACAAGTTCATCAATAAAGCGGTGGAGGTTGATTTGCGTGACGGTGTCGGAGACTTTCGGCTGTTAAGCCGCCAAGCTGTGGACGCTCTTTTGAAGCTGAGCGAGGGCAACCGCTTTTCAAAAGGTCTGTTTTGCTGGATCGGCTTCGATCAGAAAATCGTGTTTTATGAAAATGTTGAAAGAAAAAACGGCACATCAAAATGGTCGTTCAGCAGTCTGTTTAACTACGGAATGGACGGCATCGTTTCATTTAATCATAAGCCGTTGAGAATATGCTTTTATACCGGCATTTTCATCTTACTGCTTTCCATCATTTATATCATTGCCACATTTTTTAAAATTTTGACGAACGGCATTTCTGTGCCCGGATATTTCACGATTATCTCAGCAGTGTTATTTCTCGGCGGAGTACAGCTGTTAAGCCTCGGAATCATAGGCGAATATATCGGGCGAATCTATTATGAAACAAAAAAACGCCCGCATTATTTGATTAAAGAAGCGAATATCCCGAACAAAGACATGCCTGAAACGAACGAACTGAAAAGCATGCGGCGCCTGACAAAAATGCACTGA
- a CDS encoding MFS transporter, whose amino-acid sequence MSIKKPSVKFIIFVLMICTFSIGYTEYAVMGILTSIANDFHIQVSSAGLLVTAYAASVCLTGPLVTIISVKLPRKPVLLGLMAIFILSNLMSALAPNFAVLAVSRILSASIHGAFFAIAMVFASEMVPPEKRAAAAASMNGGLTVALMLGVPFGSYLGDVLNWRAVFSIITALGGIGFLGLMAAVPNRKPKVIPTLMNEWGVFKNKQVRYSFAITILGYSGVFIAYTFIEPILRHSAGFSTVGITGALFAYGLGGVAGNFFAGKVPLPLLTRTMIGVMIGLIGVLTVFPYIAIYSAAAIVATFLFGACAFGTPPLLQTKVISSSESGTTIAAAVSVSAFNLANALGAWIGGMILSGTGSYSWLFAGGALMTACGLVLSTFAHLSEKESVYEYQVNKG is encoded by the coding sequence TTGAGTATCAAAAAACCATCAGTGAAATTTATTATTTTTGTTCTTATGATTTGTACCTTTTCAATCGGATACACAGAATACGCTGTGATGGGGATTTTGACGTCGATTGCCAATGACTTTCATATACAGGTTTCATCCGCGGGGCTTCTTGTCACGGCCTATGCGGCAAGCGTCTGTCTGACAGGCCCGCTCGTCACCATCATTTCCGTCAAGCTCCCGAGAAAGCCTGTGCTGCTTGGGCTGATGGCGATTTTTATCCTTTCAAACCTGATGAGCGCGCTGGCACCTAATTTTGCGGTATTGGCCGTCTCAAGAATTTTATCCGCGTCCATTCACGGCGCTTTCTTTGCGATCGCCATGGTATTTGCCAGTGAAATGGTTCCGCCGGAAAAGCGTGCCGCAGCCGCAGCCTCAATGAACGGCGGACTGACAGTGGCTCTGATGCTTGGTGTTCCCTTCGGCTCTTATCTCGGAGATGTCCTGAATTGGAGAGCGGTATTTTCTATCATTACCGCACTTGGGGGCATCGGATTCTTGGGCCTCATGGCTGCCGTTCCGAACAGAAAACCAAAAGTGATCCCCACGCTTATGAATGAGTGGGGGGTATTTAAAAACAAACAAGTGCGGTATTCCTTCGCGATTACGATTTTAGGCTATTCCGGCGTCTTTATCGCCTACACCTTTATCGAACCCATTTTGAGACATTCAGCGGGATTCAGCACAGTCGGCATTACAGGCGCTCTCTTTGCGTACGGATTGGGAGGCGTTGCGGGGAATTTCTTTGCGGGAAAAGTGCCGCTTCCTCTGCTCACTCGGACGATGATCGGTGTGATGATCGGGTTGATCGGTGTCCTGACTGTATTTCCTTACATCGCCATTTACTCGGCCGCAGCCATTGTTGCAACATTCTTATTTGGGGCTTGCGCATTCGGCACACCACCTCTGCTGCAAACGAAGGTCATTTCCTCTTCTGAGAGCGGCACAACGATTGCCGCCGCTGTCAGCGTGTCGGCGTTTAACCTTGCTAATGCGCTCGGTGCGTGGATCGGCGGGATGATTTTGAGCGGAACAGGTTCTTATTCCTGGCTGTTTGCGGGCGGAGCGCTTATGACCGCATGCGGACTCGTGCTTTCAACCTTCGCCCACTTATCAGAAAAGGAGAGCGTCTATGAGTATCAGGTCAATAAAGGGTGA
- a CDS encoding YfhJ family protein: MNTYIEKLTNLLLEKNEMISYIQAKTWVELLWSDFEATYAKAGHAYQGEKMTEKIVIQWIENYGGQLHLFQSSRDNVNDYLNQSRGLLH, translated from the coding sequence ATGAATACGTACATTGAGAAACTGACAAATCTGCTTCTGGAAAAGAACGAGATGATCAGCTATATACAGGCAAAAACATGGGTGGAGTTGTTATGGAGCGACTTCGAAGCAACCTATGCAAAAGCCGGACACGCCTATCAGGGTGAAAAAATGACCGAAAAAATCGTCATACAATGGATCGAAAACTATGGCGGCCAGCTCCACCTCTTCCAAAGCTCCCGTGACAACGTGAATGATTACTTAAACCAAAGCAGAGGCCTTTTGCATTAA
- a CDS encoding SdpI family protein, translated as MVGLVGGGLMVIAGILTKLFPPKSINSVYGYRTRRSMSDEKLWNEANRYSASLMILSGLLIAGMGVLLKSNLIILQLSLLVTACVITMMLTEKRLKNMTHSQGGDRSGRS; from the coding sequence ATGGTTGGTTTAGTAGGCGGAGGCCTTATGGTCATAGCAGGTATTCTGACCAAGCTGTTTCCTCCCAAATCCATCAACAGTGTGTACGGATATAGAACGAGACGCTCAATGTCAGATGAAAAATTATGGAATGAAGCGAACCGTTACAGTGCATCATTGATGATCCTGTCAGGCTTGTTGATTGCGGGAATGGGTGTGCTGCTGAAGTCGAACTTGATCATTCTTCAGCTTAGCCTTCTGGTAACGGCCTGTGTCATCACAATGATGCTAACGGAGAAAAGGCTGAAAAACATGACGCACAGTCAAGGAGGAGATAGAAGTGGACGGAGTTAA
- a CDS encoding gamma-type small acid-soluble spore protein, translated as MANQNFSKTNAQQVKKQNQQSAAGQGQFGTEFASETNAQQVRKQNQQSAAGQQGQFGTEFASETNVQQVRQQNQSAEQNKQQNS; from the coding sequence ATGGCAAACCAAAATTTCAGCAAAACAAACGCACAACAAGTCAAAAAACAAAACCAACAATCAGCTGCTGGTCAAGGCCAATTCGGCACTGAATTTGCTAGCGAAACAAACGCTCAGCAAGTCAGAAAACAAAACCAGCAATCAGCTGCTGGCCAACAAGGTCAATTCGGCACTGAATTCGCTAGCGAAACAAACGTACAGCAGGTAAGACAGCAAAACCAATCTGCTGAACAAAACAAACAACAAAACAGCTAA
- a CDS encoding helix-turn-helix transcriptional regulator yields the protein MKHGVRNCVKEYRKDKGWTQDQLAEQIQVTRQTIIAIEKQRYEPSIGTAIKLSTVLNCSLDQLFWIEGER from the coding sequence ATGAAGCATGGGGTGCGCAATTGCGTAAAAGAATACAGAAAAGACAAAGGGTGGACACAGGACCAGCTTGCAGAACAAATCCAAGTCACAAGACAGACAATTATCGCGATTGAAAAACAAAGATATGAACCTTCAATTGGTACTGCAATTAAATTATCTACCGTGCTGAACTGCTCATTAGATCAATTATTCTGGATAGAAGGAGAAAGGTAA
- a CDS encoding SH3 domain-containing protein: protein MKKKQVMLALTAAAGLGFTALHSVPAAKAAPLHNISVSMPSSDSYIIKAGKLNVRTEPNHKGKILGTLSSEQKVTVNGFANADWAQIHFKGKKAYISTHFLMKTASQAKTAKQTAFYAPTPENGKAKQLSSGTEVTLLGWGFSENGGFDFTWAFVDYGGVMGYVQTKDLHLR from the coding sequence ATGAAAAAGAAACAAGTAATGCTCGCTTTAACAGCTGCAGCAGGACTGGGTTTTACAGCACTTCACTCCGTGCCCGCAGCAAAAGCTGCGCCCCTTCACAACATATCTGTCAGCATGCCATCATCCGATTCTTACATCATAAAAGCAGGAAAGCTGAATGTCCGGACTGAGCCAAATCATAAAGGCAAAATTCTTGGCACTTTATCATCAGAACAAAAAGTTACAGTCAATGGTTTCGCAAATGCCGATTGGGCTCAAATTCACTTCAAAGGAAAAAAAGCATATATTTCAACACACTTCTTAATGAAAACCGCAAGCCAAGCGAAAACGGCAAAACAGACAGCCTTTTATGCACCGACACCCGAAAACGGAAAAGCCAAACAGCTCTCATCTGGAACAGAGGTAACATTACTCGGATGGGGATTCAGTGAAAACGGCGGATTTGACTTCACCTGGGCATTTGTTGATTACGGCGGAGTCATGGGCTATGTTCAGACAAAGGACTTACACCTACGATAA
- the mutY gene encoding A/G-specific adenine glycosylase gives MNVLEDKLKQKDIQQFRDDLISWFEREQRILPWREDQDPYKVWVSEVMLQQTRVDTVIPYYLRFVEQFPTVEALADADEEKVLKAWEGLGYYSRVRNLQSAVKEVKQEYGGIVPPDEKDFGGLKGVGPYTKGAVLSIAYNKPVPAVDGNVMRVMSRILSIWDDIAKPKTRTIFEDAVRAFISKEKPSEFNQGLMELGALICTPKSPSCLLCPVQQHCSAFEEGTERELPVKSKKKKPGVKSMAAIVLTDEDGQVYIHKRPSKGLLANLWEFPNLETQKGIKTEREQLTAFLENECGIQAEISDLQGVVEHVFTHLIWNISVFFGKVKQVSDTAELKKVTKEELEQFAFPVSHQKIWKMAVEAAEYKAAP, from the coding sequence ATGAACGTACTTGAAGACAAATTAAAACAAAAAGACATACAGCAATTTCGCGATGATTTAATCTCATGGTTCGAACGAGAGCAGCGCATTCTGCCGTGGAGAGAGGATCAAGATCCATATAAAGTGTGGGTATCTGAAGTGATGCTGCAGCAAACAAGAGTAGATACAGTGATTCCTTATTATCTGCGGTTTGTGGAACAATTCCCGACAGTGGAAGCGCTCGCTGATGCTGATGAAGAAAAAGTGCTGAAAGCATGGGAGGGGCTCGGCTATTATTCGCGAGTCCGAAATCTGCAAAGCGCGGTAAAAGAAGTCAAACAGGAATACGGGGGCATTGTTCCTCCAGACGAGAAAGATTTTGGCGGCTTAAAAGGCGTCGGCCCTTATACAAAGGGAGCTGTGCTCAGCATCGCCTACAATAAACCCGTCCCTGCGGTTGACGGAAATGTGATGCGTGTCATGTCCAGAATTCTTTCCATTTGGGATGACATAGCCAAACCAAAAACAAGGACGATCTTTGAAGATGCAGTTCGTGCATTTATTTCAAAAGAAAAACCATCTGAATTTAATCAAGGGTTGATGGAGCTGGGAGCCTTGATCTGTACGCCGAAATCACCTTCATGCCTGCTATGCCCGGTTCAGCAGCATTGCTCAGCATTTGAAGAAGGCACTGAACGGGAGCTTCCCGTAAAAAGCAAAAAGAAAAAGCCAGGGGTCAAATCAATGGCCGCGATCGTTCTGACTGATGAAGACGGACAAGTGTATATACACAAACGCCCGTCAAAAGGTTTGCTCGCCAACCTGTGGGAATTCCCTAATCTTGAAACACAGAAAGGAATCAAAACCGAGCGTGAACAGCTCACTGCATTTTTAGAAAACGAATGTGGGATACAAGCTGAGATCAGTGATCTGCAAGGTGTAGTCGAGCACGTTTTCACCCACCTGATATGGAATATTTCTGTGTTTTTCGGTAAAGTAAAACAAGTGTCGGATACCGCAGAGCTGAAAAAAGTAACGAAAGAAGAGCTTGAACAATTTGCGTTCCCGGTGTCACATCAAAAAATCTGGAAGATGGCAGTGGAAGCAGCCGAATACAAGGCTGCTCCGTAA
- the fabL gene encoding enoyl-[acyl-carrier-protein] reductase FabL, whose product MEQNKCALVTGSSRGVGKAAAIRLAENGYNIVINYARSKKAALETAEEIEKLGVKVLVVKANVGQQAKIKEMFQQIEETFGRLDVFVNNAASGVLRPVMELEETHWDWTMNINAKALLFCAQEAAKLMEKNGGGHIVSISSLGSIRYLENYTTVGVSKAALEALTRYLAVELSPKQIIVNAVSGGAIDTDALKHFPNREDLLEDARQNTPAGRMVEIKDMVDTVEFLVSSKADMIRGQTIIIDGGRSLLV is encoded by the coding sequence ATGGAACAAAATAAATGCGCACTCGTAACAGGAAGCAGCCGAGGTGTCGGAAAAGCGGCAGCGATCAGGCTCGCTGAGAACGGTTATAACATCGTCATTAACTATGCACGCAGCAAAAAAGCCGCTTTGGAAACAGCGGAAGAAATCGAAAAGCTTGGTGTCAAAGTGCTTGTCGTAAAAGCAAACGTAGGACAGCAGGCAAAAATCAAAGAAATGTTTCAGCAAATTGAAGAAACGTTCGGCAGACTTGATGTTTTTGTTAATAATGCCGCTTCAGGCGTCCTGAGACCTGTCATGGAATTAGAAGAAACACACTGGGATTGGACGATGAACATTAATGCGAAGGCATTGCTTTTCTGCGCTCAGGAAGCGGCCAAGCTAATGGAAAAGAACGGAGGCGGGCATATCGTCAGCATCAGTTCACTAGGTTCTATCCGCTACCTGGAAAACTACACGACAGTTGGGGTATCTAAAGCGGCATTAGAAGCGTTAACCCGTTATCTCGCGGTTGAGCTTTCTCCAAAACAAATTATCGTCAATGCCGTATCGGGCGGAGCGATTGACACAGACGCGCTCAAACACTTCCCGAATAGAGAAGACCTGCTCGAGGATGCGCGTCAAAACACGCCGGCAGGACGCATGGTTGAGATTAAAGACATGGTTGATACTGTCGAATTTTTAGTGTCATCTAAGGCTGACATGATTCGCGGACAGACCATTATCATCGATGGCGGACGCTCGCTGCTCGTTTAA
- a CDS encoding small, acid-soluble spore protein K, producing MVRNKEKGFPYENENKFQGEPRAKDDYASKRADGSINQHPQEKMRASGKR from the coding sequence ATGGTCCGGAATAAAGAAAAAGGATTTCCTTACGAAAACGAAAACAAATTTCAGGGTGAACCGAGAGCAAAGGACGACTATGCTTCAAAGCGTGCTGACGGTTCAATCAATCAGCATCCTCAAGAAAAAATGAGAGCCTCAGGCAAACGGTAA
- a CDS encoding YgaB family protein, producing MTEFEKLVSEQMKTMDKLLELQSELDRCKQIEAELRHLERDARLRGIQNEIAVKRKHLADIKDMFQKQTEQVIRSYRSSEKPSSFV from the coding sequence ATGACGGAATTTGAAAAGCTGGTAAGTGAACAGATGAAAACGATGGACAAGCTTCTCGAGCTCCAATCAGAGCTCGACCGCTGCAAACAAATTGAAGCAGAACTCCGGCATTTGGAAAGAGATGCAAGGCTGCGCGGTATTCAGAATGAAATTGCGGTAAAACGGAAACATCTTGCCGATATAAAGGATATGTTTCAAAAACAGACAGAGCAGGTGATTCGTTCATATCGCAGCTCAGAAAAGCCGTCTTCCTTTGTGTAG
- a CDS encoding metal-dependent hydrolase, whose translation MDTGTHVVMGIALGGIATLDPVVGSDPAMAHAVMIATLAGSQAPDIDTVLKLKNNAVYIRNHRGFTHSIPAVLFWSVIIPVILYLFYPQGDFLHLWLWTLLAVVLHVFVDIFNAYGTQAIRPFSKKWVALGLINTFDPFIFISHLAAIAIWYAGGSPGITFLSLYIILAGYYMVRLIMQLRIKRKLHEMIHDEIESIIISPTMKFRQWRIAVTTAHAFYVGRSMEGHVVILDTFNRVPVPETEVMHAAKQDDNIAAFLSFSPVYRWEVDTFKDHYEVRFIDLRYRSKGHYPFVAIVHIGHDLKIRSSYTGWIFSEEKLQKKLKLGSI comes from the coding sequence ATGGATACGGGCACACATGTCGTCATGGGCATCGCACTTGGCGGTATTGCGACGCTTGACCCTGTTGTCGGATCAGATCCGGCAATGGCTCACGCTGTTATGATCGCAACGCTTGCGGGCTCTCAGGCTCCGGATATTGATACTGTGTTAAAGCTTAAAAATAATGCTGTTTATATAAGAAATCACAGAGGATTTACCCATTCAATTCCCGCTGTTTTGTTTTGGTCTGTGATCATCCCGGTCATTCTGTATTTATTTTATCCGCAGGGCGATTTTCTGCATCTGTGGCTGTGGACGCTGCTGGCAGTCGTTCTGCATGTTTTTGTTGATATTTTTAACGCATACGGAACACAAGCCATACGTCCGTTTTCGAAAAAGTGGGTTGCACTCGGGCTGATTAATACGTTTGATCCGTTTATTTTTATCAGCCATCTGGCGGCTATTGCGATATGGTACGCGGGCGGCAGTCCCGGCATCACGTTTCTCAGCTTATATATCATATTGGCAGGTTATTATATGGTGCGCCTGATCATGCAGCTGAGAATTAAACGGAAGCTTCATGAGATGATTCATGATGAAATCGAAAGCATCATTATTTCTCCGACGATGAAATTCAGGCAATGGCGGATCGCAGTTACGACAGCCCATGCTTTCTATGTGGGAAGAAGCATGGAAGGGCATGTCGTGATTCTGGATACGTTTAATCGGGTGCCTGTTCCTGAAACCGAAGTGATGCATGCCGCAAAGCAGGATGATAACATTGCGGCGTTTCTGTCATTTTCTCCTGTTTACCGATGGGAAGTGGATACGTTTAAAGATCATTATGAGGTGAGATTTATTGACCTGCGTTACCGAAGCAAAGGCCATTATCCGTTTGTGGCCATCGTTCATATCGGCCATGATCTCAAGATTCGCTCATCCTATACGGGATGGATATTCAGCGAAGAAAAGCTCCAGAAAAAATTAAAGCTCGGCTCTATTTAG
- a CDS encoding YfhO family protein: MKRKYVMIYAASLLVSVLAHAFFVKEWTDGRYMTGPGDGLAQMIVFKKILFEQYTHGNFFYNYSFGLGGGTFSQLGYYFSASFLFLAASAVVWLLQAVQLIGEADTLFWAESAVFISIFKLSLIIFTAASVFHYLLIHRAASFTGAVLYGTSIIYFRHEAYWEFFTDTMIWLPLLVLGAEKVIRERRPAWFIIASSLTLINNFYFAYINLIFIGIYVLFRWLIRLEKHEEKRWIQCRMFVVSGLISFGISAAAFMPVVYGYLNNLRPPYSQNIEWLNFDDNILFTSRIIILPAAFLLFLFIVSFYKNRVFRLFAGLSLLFILFHFSPYAASAFNGFSAPQNRFEYVLAFTIAGAAAAGLTQLSELKWKELLPAASVVLLLYLYHIQRDKIDIWKPANEWILLLLFLTIAALFTSAIAKKRATVAVYGVVILSSLLVANTYQKYALSEGGGLDRVTRAYLTGEEYRGEESSELIKRLQKEDDDPLMRIDWMNGVRNNTPIIYGFNGFSAYSSILNKDLLTFYWNDLSIDMGRESVSRYASLGDRANLYSLLYGKYYMTEKTNEANVPYGFKKHLESEHYAVYENQYMLPFVKTADAIYSETELDKLPALAKEQAMLQGIVVADPAEKTEQAPKLANLIHKSDITAKHAQYQNGLLTVSGENGGELIITPQEASSSPGDYYVSFYLKSKAKDKGFTLRVNDYATTRKSNQSIYKTGVNEITVRVPKSGHISIKLPKGSYELRNIALYEENYQILKSAVRKNKTEEADNLKWDKNKLMFAYHLSKDKYIMLPIPYEKGWELKINGKPQTIEKADYAFIGFKAQKGDNHIELAYYPPYFKRSALISLVSLLLAVLYIRRKKPGSK; this comes from the coding sequence ATGAAAAGAAAATATGTCATGATCTATGCGGCCAGTCTGCTGGTTTCCGTTCTGGCACACGCTTTTTTTGTGAAAGAATGGACGGACGGCAGATATATGACGGGTCCTGGTGACGGGCTTGCGCAAATGATCGTATTTAAAAAAATATTATTTGAACAATATACACATGGGAATTTTTTCTACAATTATTCATTCGGACTCGGCGGCGGTACGTTCAGTCAGCTTGGCTATTATTTTTCTGCTTCCTTTCTTTTTCTTGCGGCGTCCGCCGTCGTTTGGCTGCTTCAAGCCGTCCAGCTGATCGGAGAAGCGGATACGCTTTTTTGGGCGGAATCAGCTGTTTTTATCAGTATTTTTAAACTGAGCCTGATCATCTTTACGGCCGCTTCTGTTTTTCACTATCTTCTCATACACAGAGCGGCGTCGTTTACGGGGGCCGTATTATATGGTACCTCAATCATTTATTTCCGACACGAAGCGTATTGGGAATTTTTTACCGATACAATGATCTGGCTTCCGCTGTTAGTGCTCGGAGCGGAAAAAGTCATTAGGGAACGGCGTCCGGCATGGTTTATCATTGCGTCTTCGCTGACGTTAATCAACAATTTTTACTTTGCATACATAAACTTGATATTCATCGGAATTTACGTGCTGTTCAGATGGCTCATCCGGCTGGAAAAGCATGAAGAGAAAAGATGGATTCAATGCAGAATGTTTGTCGTTTCAGGCCTGATTTCTTTTGGTATTAGTGCGGCGGCGTTTATGCCGGTGGTATACGGGTATTTAAACAACCTGCGCCCTCCGTACAGCCAGAACATAGAGTGGCTTAATTTCGATGATAATATCTTATTTACAAGCCGGATCATCATTTTGCCGGCTGCCTTTCTGCTGTTTTTATTTATTGTTTCTTTTTACAAAAACCGCGTGTTTCGTCTCTTTGCCGGATTGAGCCTGCTGTTTATTCTGTTTCATTTCAGCCCGTATGCGGCAAGCGCATTTAACGGCTTTTCCGCCCCGCAAAACCGGTTTGAATATGTTCTGGCCTTTACCATCGCGGGAGCCGCTGCGGCGGGCCTGACACAGCTGTCGGAACTGAAATGGAAAGAACTGCTCCCGGCTGCGTCCGTTGTCCTGCTTTTGTACTTATATCATATCCAAAGGGATAAGATTGATATATGGAAGCCTGCGAATGAATGGATTCTATTACTTTTATTCCTGACAATCGCTGCCTTGTTTACTTCAGCCATTGCGAAAAAACGGGCAACGGTAGCTGTGTACGGTGTGGTCATTCTTTCTTCACTGCTCGTCGCTAACACCTATCAAAAATACGCACTCTCAGAAGGCGGCGGTCTGGACAGAGTGACAAGAGCATATCTCACGGGTGAGGAGTACAGAGGGGAAGAATCTTCTGAGCTCATCAAGCGTTTACAGAAGGAAGACGATGATCCGCTCATGAGAATCGACTGGATGAACGGGGTCCGCAATAACACGCCAATCATTTACGGGTTTAATGGCTTCAGCGCCTATTCCAGCATTTTAAACAAAGATCTGCTGACCTTTTATTGGAATGATTTGAGCATCGATATGGGGAGGGAAAGCGTCAGCCGTTATGCGTCATTAGGAGACAGGGCGAATTTATACAGCCTGCTTTACGGCAAATACTACATGACGGAAAAAACAAACGAAGCCAATGTCCCGTACGGCTTCAAAAAGCACTTGGAATCAGAGCATTATGCGGTTTATGAAAATCAATACATGCTTCCTTTTGTCAAAACAGCCGATGCCATATACAGCGAAACCGAGCTGGACAAATTGCCCGCTCTTGCGAAAGAACAGGCGATGCTGCAAGGAATTGTAGTAGCAGATCCAGCGGAGAAAACGGAGCAGGCACCAAAACTGGCCAATCTAATTCACAAGTCGGACATCACCGCAAAGCATGCCCAGTATCAAAACGGACTGCTCACTGTGTCTGGAGAAAACGGAGGAGAACTGATCATTACCCCGCAAGAGGCGTCATCCTCTCCCGGAGACTACTATGTCAGCTTTTATTTAAAAAGCAAAGCAAAGGACAAAGGATTTACGTTAAGAGTCAATGATTATGCCACAACAAGGAAATCGAACCAATCGATTTATAAAACCGGAGTAAATGAGATCACGGTCAGAGTGCCTAAATCAGGCCATATCTCGATCAAACTTCCGAAAGGATCATATGAACTGAGAAACATAGCGCTCTACGAAGAAAATTATCAAATACTGAAAAGCGCTGTGCGGAAAAATAAAACAGAAGAAGCAGACAATCTGAAATGGGATAAAAACAAACTGATGTTTGCCTATCATCTGTCAAAAGACAAGTACATCATGCTTCCCATCCCTTATGAAAAAGGCTGGGAGCTGAAGATTAACGGGAAACCACAGACGATCGAAAAAGCGGACTATGCTTTCATAGGCTTTAAGGCGCAAAAGGGAGACAATCACATTGAGCTGGCCTACTATCCGCCATACTTTAAACGATCGGCGCTCATATCTCTAGTCAGTCTGCTGCTTGCTGTTTTATATATAAGACGAAAAAAGCCCGGCTCTAAATAG
- a CDS encoding alpha/beta fold hydrolase produces the protein MDGVKCQFVKTNGITLHVAAAGPEDGPLIVLLHGFPEFWYGWKNQIKPLADAGYRVIAPDQRGYNLSDKPGGIESYRIDTLRDDIIGLITQFTDEKAIVIGHDWGGAVAWHLASTRAEYLEKLIAINIPHPHIMKSITPVYPPQWLKSSYIAFFQLPDIPEASLKENDYKTLDQAIGLSTRPELFSSEDVSRYKEAWKQPGALTAMLNWYRALRKGSLSEKATCETAPYRMIWGMEDRFLSRKLAKETARHCQNGHLIFVDEASHWINHEKPAIVNQLILEYLKKT, from the coding sequence GTGGACGGAGTTAAATGCCAGTTTGTCAAAACAAATGGAATCACGCTCCACGTTGCAGCCGCAGGGCCGGAGGACGGCCCGTTAATTGTCCTGCTCCATGGATTTCCTGAGTTTTGGTACGGCTGGAAAAACCAAATCAAACCGCTCGCCGATGCGGGTTACCGAGTCATTGCTCCTGATCAGCGAGGCTACAATCTTAGTGATAAACCGGGGGGAATTGAATCATATCGGATTGATACATTAAGAGATGATATCATCGGGCTTATCACCCAATTCACAGATGAAAAAGCAATTGTTATCGGGCATGACTGGGGAGGTGCTGTCGCATGGCATCTGGCTTCAACACGCGCCGAATATCTTGAAAAGCTGATCGCCATTAACATCCCGCACCCACATATCATGAAAAGTATAACGCCGGTTTATCCTCCACAGTGGCTGAAAAGCTCATACATCGCCTTCTTCCAGCTGCCTGACATACCTGAGGCATCACTAAAGGAAAATGATTATAAAACATTAGATCAAGCGATTGGATTATCGACACGTCCTGAGCTTTTTTCGTCCGAGGATGTCAGCAGGTACAAAGAAGCGTGGAAACAGCCTGGCGCGCTGACGGCTATGCTGAACTGGTACAGAGCCCTCAGAAAAGGAAGCCTATCAGAGAAAGCAACTTGCGAAACAGCACCTTACCGGATGATCTGGGGAATGGAAGACCGCTTTTTAAGCAGAAAGCTTGCGAAAGAAACGGCAAGGCATTGCCAGAATGGGCATCTCATATTTGTTGATGAAGCTTCCCATTGGATTAACCACGAAAAACCAGCCATCGTCAATCAGCTTATTCTCGAATATCTTAAAAAAACATAA